AGTTCTTTATTTTAACGATGTAAGACTATTTAGATATTCATTTTAGCGATGTGAAAATTTTTCACAACAATATAAGATGCTAACTAGGTGATGAGGACTTGTTGACATCGAACTTACAGCTGTGAGCATGTAATAGCTAAGAAGGGTGAGATTTTAATATGCCGACTGTGATGCTGGATTTCATTTCATTGTTCATACACATCTCTTCAAACCAAGCAATCTCAACCAAACATGCACCACATTTCGAGTGCCATGGCATGAATTTTCCATGTATGAAAATGCAATAGAGGAAGAGAGTATTCAACGATTGAAGGAATTAGGTTACTTGCTACCCTTACCCTCCTTTAAGGAGCCAGTTAAAAGCACACAAGTCATTGGTTTCCTGACCAACCAGTATAACTTAGTAGAAGGCATGCTGCCTTCATGCGGGCTGAGAATTTTGAATCATATAGGCCAACACTGCCAATGGGCCAAACTTTCCCTCAACTGCTTCTAGATGTTAGGGCATGCACAAcataaataataatacaaaaaaatcaaagagcaaatacaaaAGCCGATAATATGTAAGGTTACATTCAAAGgaatttttctcaaaaaatatgATAACAGAATTTCATACATATGGTTCATCAAAGTCACAAATACAAAAGCCAACAGCACTGCTAACATCCTACTTGGTGGCCTGCGCAATTATGTTACTTATGGAACTGGCTTGCTCTTTTGCAGTCTCAACCAAAGAATCCTACAGAAGAACAATACAATGCGCTAAGTAGAActggaggagaaaaaaaaacaactgcCGCAAAGGAACATCGAGAACATAAATGAACTATACCTGTGCAGCTATTAGCCGTGCAACAGTTTTCTTGCTAGACTCTTGTAGTTCACCAGCAATTAATAGCTCGTCCAGTATATAGTATGCCTTCCATCCATGAAGTAGCAAAATAAAGTAAAGAAAAGTACTTTGTGACACTAAAATACTAAAGAACTATTCGAATGATAAGAAAACTTGCTCAGTTTCAATCCTTCTAAACCTGTATAGAAAATTGAAACCCTAACAAACATCAAAAGATGCAAAATTGGCATACCTTGTGGAAGTTGAAAATCAAGTCCAACTCGCAAACCTGGaagcataaataaataatcaatgTTTAATAActtcaatgaaatttttttatgctCTAGTAGCATGTATATCTTCACAAAAAAGTCACGGATTAAGTTCACTTACACTGCCAAAGTATCGGTCCAAAATCTCAACGAAATGATGTATTATTTCTAGAACCTCTAGTTCGTTATCATCCTGATCAATGCACATGCAGAAATACAGACTAGCATATCTGCAAAGTACAAAATTGGAATCAAATTTgttcataatttcatatgaaGCTTTCATGGACAATTATTTCCAGAGGACAAGCCCTTCAGTGAGATACCTTTTATAAACAACTTTGTACCCTCTCCACTCCACAAAATTACATAGCTTCGGCCCTCGGCTTAGAATTACTCCACTGAGCTCACGAATAACCTTCTCAAAATGTATTAGGCACATTGTCATGTACAGAAAGATATCATAGTTGCAATAAAGCGGCATGAGTTTCAGAAATCAAAACAAGACCACGATTAGAAAGTAGTCTTGGGCATACTCATcgagttaaaaaaaaagggcaacTCAAGTCAGGCTAAGAATTGAGAAGTAAAGGCCTTACCTTAGTTCTTTCCTTCTGAGAATAAGGTGAATACCATTTTGTCAACCTAACTTTCCCTTGTCGGCTAATAAGGAGCACAAAATGAATCTGAAAATTTTGCAAAATCGTGAAATGAGGACCTTGAAGTCATCTTCATTTTATAGCTGGTGACACAAATGATGAGACAGGATGTGCTCTAGTACTACACCCTGTTATCGTGATCTTAGAGGCAATTAATGTCGTACAAAGTATAAAGTACAAAGTGCTACTCAAGAATACACTTGCACAAGGTGCAATGTTCAATTCCCCCACCCTAAAAGAAATAAGAATGTAACCCACTAACCCCATACTTATctacaaaaggaaaaagaaaaggtgcaaGTGTGCAACTCAAGAAGTCGTACATAACTACTACTAGATATAGAAAGAACATCACCTTCTTCATTATTCCAGAAAGATATTATATCTACTACAAGAAAAGTATATATCCATATGCATACTGCACATAACCCAAAACTTAAAGCGGGGGATCCTTAAACAAAGTAAACATTTTCCCAATGCCTACTACAGACTAGATCACCATCTGCAACAAGATCTTCGAGACACAAGCACCATATAGTATCAAGCAGCTCATTAGCTCAACCAAGCTGAGCAGGAATATGGTGCGGCTTTGGTTCAAGTAACAATGGTCAGGTCTTAATGAATCAAGCCCATCTATCCAATTATCAAGCATCTTCTTAATTGAAAACagtgttgttgtttttttagcagagttttgaaaataatagaCGAAACTCTTATGACAGATAAAGCCATTGCCTAAAATGATGTTAAAATTATAgttaagaacaaaaaatgagTGATCTTGTCCTCTGTGAGCTATAAACAGTTTTCAGACAAAGAGTTTGAGATCCATGGATATGTGAATAGATTCAATTAcgtccaaaaaaataaaataaagatctgAATCGAAGATCAAAAGAAGAACCGAACCAAAAAACCAATATATCGAACAAAAGGCCATTGGATTGAAACAGATCCTCTATAAGCTAACACTTGATATAAAGAAAAAGCCTAATTAATGCGGATAATTCAAAAAGGATGACCAATAAAACGAAATCAAATAAATTACGAAAAAAATCCTCAATCTACGAATCAATTGATACAGAGCAAACGCAACGCATATCAGATCCACGTTCATATGATTAGATCGAACCAAGACGGACATACCATAGTTGATCACTTGATCGCTGCTGGGTGCGCTTCCTCCTATTTGGAAATGCTCTCGCGCAGTTCACAATCTGCAAATTATAGTACAAAGATTGATCGATAGAGGTTAATGGTATATAACTGGGCCTTTTCTTCTTTGGGCTTGAACTTGTTTCTGCTGGGCTGTTGCTTGGGCTCCTTGCTCTTGGCCCACACTTTGATTtagcattttatatttttatggatGCAAAGACCCTCATCAACCAACAAATTAAGAATCTTGTATATCAACAGTCAGTctgtaagaaatttgatatgTAAAGAATCCCAGATTTGGCGTGGCCATAAGGGTAGGGCTATTAGGGTTGGGCTGCCGATCTCCATGAAGCAAACATCAAGAGTTTGGCAAGGGGCTGGACAATGGCCTTCACTTGCCAGCCAAAATTTAAGAGATGACAAAAGACAATTAagtttctcctcttcttcattaGAAATAGCTCCTTCTCCCATCATAAAAATATAGCCTTTCAAATCATCTGAACATCCTGCAAAATCTGGATCCCTATATCCCGACACTGAGCTAAGGTATTGTGTGCTTTGGCCCTAAGCTTGGCAACCTTTATGCAAATCATCTTAACATCCTGCAAAATCTGGATCCCTATATCCCAACACTAAGCTAAGGTATTGTGCGCTTTGGCCCTAAGCTTAGCAACCTTTGTGTCCCGCACGTATTTATTTTAGGACAATGCCTGCCTCCCCCACTCAAATCCATCACCAAGTCCGTCTTTGGATACACTATTATTTACAAGTCCTTTCATCCTATCGAATAGGCACTGAAACTTTCCAGAGTCCACAGTGAATCTGAAGCTCAACAGTGTCTATAAACCCAGAATGATATAGTAAACTCCGTCAGTCCTAGTTACAACAAATTAGATTATCTTCAACTAGGGAAACCCCTACAAGAGAAATTAGGTAGACTTCATACAGATGAACAACCAAAGAAGCAAGCAAAAGGCCAAGCTCATATTCCTTACAGCCTCCTAGAAGAATACAAAACTATAGAGGATCAGCAAAACAAATAGCTGCCAGCATATGAATCATGTTTCCTAGTGTTGAACTACTGATTTTATACGACACAAGAATGTATATTGATCAGCTCCCTGATACTAGTTAAGAAGGGGAATTTTCCCTATGCGTGCTTTCCCATCAACATATCGTTGGGCTAGTTTCACACTCTGGGTACTAGCCTATGATTTTTTTCCCTGCATTAGCAATCAAGGAATAATCACTGATATGCAGCTGAAGACAGGACCGGAAATGACATCACTATCAATATCATCTTGCAAGAACTATCACCCAAAAACTCAGCTTACTGAAATGCTTCACATgcacttctaataacacaagtAAGCTTCTTGCTCTCCTTCCTATGGACACCCACAAGAACTCCATAATATATGCTCACTCACACAACTAGCATTGTTCTGCTACAAGTTCTATTCTCTTATCATTTTTACTACTACTACCTTACTGTAACCACCTATACTCATACCATATTGCTGCAACCATTTTACCACCTAGCATTTCTTACCATCACTCAGCTCGTAAAAAAGACATCACATATACCAGCTAGTATAGGTTTGATTCCAACACCAGGCTCGCCACAAACCAGTAATGACCATTTAGTATTTTTTACAAGCAGTTAACATGCCAGCTTTTTTGGTAATGAATTTTTTGACAAGGGAGAGAAGGGTGAGGGAAAGAAACTACCAAAAATGATTGTGTGAAGGTAGATGGAAAAACTGCTTCAAGGAAGAACTAACAGAAAGTAGCCTGTAGGAGTAACAAGTATAGTTCAACATAAAGGCTATTCCCAATGAGGTCTTATCACAGGGTCAACTATCAACTATGTTATGAAATAATCTTCCCACAGTTGGATACGTATAACTTAACTATCCCAAGTAAATGGTATGAATGGGATAGTCCATGTCGTAGTATACTTAACATActcaaaaagaaacaagaaatcaTTTTCTAAAAACTTAAAAAGGCTAGCTATAAAAACTTCACACCAATAAAACATAGCAAGGAATGAACTGTAACTGCATTATTAAAAAGAAATCAGAACCAAGAGAGAGAATAGCATGACATGCCATACTGAAGATAACGGGAACATTCCTCAATTGCTCACAACACAATACGATGACCAGCATCTTCTCGGCAGCCAGAGAGCCGTGATTCTTAAGAAACGAGCTTACATATATGAAGTTGGAGAAACTGTTCTCCAGTTGTGATATATaagcattaaaaagtttaaaccttgatcatcatcatcacccaaAGTTTGCTCACAAAGCTACTTACGTCCATTTTCTATGAGCCAAGAAGAAACTAAAATGGTTTCCGTGAGGTCTTCTTCCCAAAGATTGCTTCCCTCACAGTGTTCGAAAATGGTgcatttttatccaagaattCTCTAACATGTTTGTCATTAACAAAGAAACCCTTCCCCCTTAAGGTTTCAATAACTCTCTGGGCTTCTTCAACACCCTTCTCTCTACATAACCCATCAACCAAACCCACGAAAGTGGTGACATTGGGAGAATTTCCAGCCTCTATCATTTCTAAGCAGAATTGAACAGCATCATCCAAGCAATTGCATTTATACAGTCCTTGAATCAAGACCGAGTAAGAGAAAGCATTAGGAGTGATGCCATTGTTCTGCATCTTTCGGAAAATCCTCTTGGCATCGTCAAGCTTATGGGCCTTGCAGAAGCCCTCAACTACAGCGGTGTAAATGACAACTTCTGGAATTGTACCTTTCTCGCGAATAAGCCCAAAAAGCTTCATGGCTTCTTGAACGAGGCCATCCTTGCAGAGGCCATCGAGCATGGCAACCGCATTTGGAATTAAACCGGTCTCCTTCATCTTCTTAAAAATCTCAGCTGCCTCCTCCGGAGGTTCTTGCTGTTCCTGTTGATGATGTTTTTGACGACTACGGGGAGGAGGTTGTGCTTGAGGATTCGCAAGCTTGAATTTTTCAAGGAAAGAACGGTCTGATTCCTGTTCATCCCTGTTCCGAGGGAAATTGGAAGTTTGGGGAATCTGTACTTGACGATCAGAAGTGGGAGGTTGAGGTCGAGATGTGTTGGGTTTTTCAGAAGCAGAGTGACGGCGAAAAGGCCTCTCGGCCCTCAGAGGCCTGTTGGGAATGGGATCCGGTGGAGTCACAGGAGTTCCGTAGCTGTCATCTCCTGCATCTAGCGAGCTGAAACGGCGTATTTTTGATGTAATAATCGGCGATGAAGGGTGACAGTGATGGGGAAGGAGTTTCTTCCACGCCCCAGTGAGCATAATGCGAGGCATGACGATACCAACTGCTTCTGAATCACGCTGCGGGGTTTAGGTGGAGAGAGGTTAGGGTTTTTCAGTCTTTCAGATACTACAGAGGCTACATTGGTCATTTAAAAATGTTCACAAGGGCAATTGAGAAAAAAGTTCAGCGCTTCCGCTGCCACTGCAGATAAGGCCCTGATAAGCTAAACCTTCTATCCATATACTAATCCTCAACCCACAAAAGCGAGCAGAATGTCTTGTTCTATATGCCGATGGTGAAACTGGAATAAGAGGGATTTAGGCTTCGACAGCAGGTAACAGGTCTCTTCTTCCATCTATTTTCGATTGATGATCTCTTCCGGCTTTTCTTTGGATACTTTTCTTCCAGCATTTCAATCATGTTCTGTGTTGTAAATGAATCTTTTCTTCTAGTTTTTTCGGCCTAATTATTCAAATAATTATCGCGAACTCTTCATTTCCTGCACTACTAGCTAGTTGTGTTTAGATACAGAAACCTCATTGAAAGAAACCAAACAGCGAGATAACCCCatatggggtatttcatgtctTCAGATGCCTTTCTTGCTGCTCTCTGTTTTATTCATCCAATGTGTCTCGATGATATTCCACTGCCTTTTATATGGCATAAAGGAGAAGATTATGCCTGTAATTGCAATGCTTTGTTACTTGGGTACTTCTACAGTTTATGCATTTCTGTATTATTGAAGTGCACAGTGCACTCGGGCTTGATATGGTCGATTACTCTCAGGAATATGGACATCAGCTCCGGTCAAAGAAGTAGTAACATCACGTGGTTCTTCAGGGACCGAGGTTTCGACGAGAAAAGTATTCATGAAATGTTCAGAAAGTGCAAGCGCCTGGAGGGTGCACAAAGTGATAGAGCCTCTGAAAATTGGGCTTACTTGGGAAGCATTGGCATTCCAGAAAGAAAGCTCCCATATGTTGTTTTGAAGTGTCCCAAAATCCTTACACTTGGTCTGAACGAGAAGCTTGTTCCGATGGTTGAGTGCCTCAATACACTCGGAACAAAACCAAAAGAAGTTGCTTCTGCTATAGCCAAATTTCCTCACATACTCTCGCATAGCGTGGAAGAGAAACTTTGTCCACTTTTGGCATTTCTTCAGACTCTTGGGGTCCCTGAAAAGCAACTCGGCAAACTAATCTTGCTCAACCCAAGACTTATCAGCTATAGCATTGAATCTAAGCTGTCAGAAATTGTCAACTTCCTTGTCAATCTTGGCCTCACAATAGATGGGATGGTTGGTAAAGTTATAGTGAAACACCCATTTATAATGGGTTACAGTGTTGACAAAAGGCTACGTCCTACATCAGAGTTTTTGAGATCGGTTGGCGTGACAGAACTGGATCT
This genomic stretch from Tripterygium wilfordii isolate XIE 37 chromosome 22, ASM1340144v1, whole genome shotgun sequence harbors:
- the LOC119991301 gene encoding AP-1 complex subunit sigma-2 translates to MIHFVLLISRQGKVRLTKWYSPYSQKERTKVIRELSGVILSRGPKLCNFVEWRGYKVVYKRYASLYFCMCIDQDDNELEVLEIIHHFVEILDRYFGSVCELDLIFNFHKAYYILDELLIAGELQESSKKTVARLIAAQDSLVETAKEQASSISNIIAQATK
- the LOC119991298 gene encoding pentatricopeptide repeat-containing protein At4g38150, translated to MPRIMLTGAWKKLLPHHCHPSSPIITSKIRRFSSLDAGDDSYGTPVTPPDPIPNRPLRAERPFRRHSASEKPNTSRPQPPTSDRQVQIPQTSNFPRNRDEQESDRSFLEKFKLANPQAQPPPRSRQKHHQQEQQEPPEEAAEIFKKMKETGLIPNAVAMLDGLCKDGLVQEAMKLFGLIREKGTIPEVVIYTAVVEGFCKAHKLDDAKRIFRKMQNNGITPNAFSYSVLIQGLYKCNCLDDAVQFCLEMIEAGNSPNVTTFVGLVDGLCREKGVEEAQRVIETLRGKGFFVNDKHVREFLDKNAPFSNTVREAIFGKKTSRKPF
- the LOC119991297 gene encoding transcription termination factor MTERF6, chloroplastic/mitochondrial codes for the protein MDISSGQRSSNITWFFRDRGFDEKSIHEMFRKCKRLEGAQSDRASENWAYLGSIGIPERKLPYVVLKCPKILTLGLNEKLVPMVECLNTLGTKPKEVASAIAKFPHILSHSVEEKLCPLLAFLQTLGVPEKQLGKLILLNPRLISYSIESKLSEIVNFLVNLGLTIDGMVGKVIVKHPFIMGYSVDKRLRPTSEFLRSVGVTELDLQTVVMNFPEILCRDVNKILRPNFAYLRKCGFKDGKIAALVTGYPPILFKSIQNSLEPRIRFLVEVMGRHIDEVADCPDFFRHGLRKTIEVRYKLLKQRNIDCSLSEMLDSDQKKFLMKFG